The Rhodothermus marinus DSM 4252 genome window below encodes:
- the csb2 gene encoding type I-G CRISPR-associated protein Csb2, which translates to MIVLELTYLNGWSCARSERGDPEWPPHPARLFYALASCYFEAGEDTQEQALLEWLEQQPPPIIYVRGGIVGRRELRPYVPTNDVGVRRQGRRNLESLPDLRTTKNLRTLSYALLKPDTHVYFVWKAAPASDLLNALDRLCMRLGCLGHSSSFVRLVRLEQLPEEWDECWQPGETGSPEAVLRVPRPGVLASLPDYYQRYQQSGIRGVLPAGRIRYGRVQRLPVSPADEGIRPGEWNDLLILRQVSGPTLPVLATAGITTQLHRALISRWRELYGEVPEAISGHTSDGGVSKAPHLAFLALPAVGHRHSDGHLMGCALALPRDLLDEDRTKLWQLFREGLELRLRPGSWRLEPLLYPSSMLPYSLQESRWVGPSRLWASVTPVVLDRYPRDRDIFGEEAKRIVTDSCEQAGFPRPVAIVLSLVSMVGGTPRATDFPLPRYCQRHVRVHTLVEFDRKVWGPLLIGKGRYRGLGLFAPIPEGAS; encoded by the coding sequence ATGATCGTTCTGGAGCTGACCTATCTGAACGGGTGGAGCTGTGCACGTTCGGAGCGTGGGGACCCTGAGTGGCCGCCCCATCCGGCGCGACTGTTCTATGCGCTTGCCTCCTGTTACTTCGAGGCGGGTGAGGACACACAGGAGCAGGCGCTGCTGGAATGGCTTGAACAGCAACCACCTCCGATCATTTATGTGCGCGGTGGTATCGTTGGCCGACGTGAACTCCGCCCTTATGTACCAACAAACGACGTAGGCGTACGACGACAGGGCAGACGTAATCTGGAGTCGTTGCCTGATCTGCGCACTACAAAGAACCTGCGCACGTTGTCCTATGCGCTTCTTAAGCCCGACACCCACGTCTACTTCGTCTGGAAAGCAGCTCCAGCTTCAGACCTGCTAAATGCCCTGGACAGGCTGTGCATGCGCCTGGGCTGTCTGGGGCATTCGTCCTCGTTTGTGCGACTTGTTCGTCTGGAGCAGCTTCCCGAAGAATGGGATGAATGTTGGCAACCTGGAGAGACAGGGTCCCCTGAAGCCGTCCTGCGGGTACCCCGTCCGGGGGTACTGGCCTCGCTTCCTGACTATTACCAGCGCTATCAACAAAGCGGTATCCGAGGAGTGCTTCCGGCCGGACGTATTCGCTACGGTCGTGTGCAGCGCTTGCCTGTGTCGCCTGCTGATGAGGGGATTCGGCCTGGTGAGTGGAACGACCTACTCATTCTGCGTCAGGTGAGTGGGCCTACATTGCCTGTGTTGGCCACTGCTGGTATTACCACGCAGCTGCACCGCGCGCTTATCAGCCGATGGCGGGAGTTGTATGGCGAAGTTCCTGAAGCGATCAGCGGGCACACGTCGGATGGGGGCGTTTCTAAAGCCCCGCATCTGGCCTTTCTGGCTCTTCCTGCCGTTGGACATCGGCACAGCGATGGTCATCTGATGGGGTGTGCCCTGGCGCTACCTCGTGATCTTTTGGATGAGGATCGCACCAAGCTCTGGCAGCTGTTCCGGGAAGGTCTGGAACTCAGGCTCCGGCCTGGATCCTGGCGTCTTGAACCGTTGCTCTATCCTTCAAGCATGTTACCCTATAGCCTGCAGGAAAGCCGATGGGTTGGCCCCTCACGGCTCTGGGCTTCCGTGACACCTGTGGTGCTTGATCGCTACCCCCGCGACCGGGACATATTCGGCGAAGAGGCAAAGCGCATTGTGACCGATTCCTGTGAGCAGGCCGGATTTCCTCGGCCCGTGGCCATTGTGCTTTCCTTGGTTTCTATGGTTGGCGGGACCCCTCGGGCGACCGATTTCCCATTGCCTCGCTACTGCCAACGTCATGTGCGCGTGCATACCCTTGTGGAATTTGATCGGAAAGTCTGGGGTCCGCTGCTTATTGGAAAGGGGCGCTATCGGGGGCTTGGACTGTTCGCACCGATACCAGAGGGCGCATCATGA